In Xanthomonas theicola, a single genomic region encodes these proteins:
- the rlmKL gene encoding bifunctional 23S rRNA (guanine(2069)-N(7))-methyltransferase RlmK/23S rRNA (guanine(2445)-N(2))-methyltransferase RlmL, with protein MKFFVSCAKGLEYLLVDELLALGAAKATATVSGVNAEGALRDAQRAVLWSRLASRVLWPLDEFECPDETALYAGVAALPWREHLTSQHTLAVDAHVSGAAITHARYAAQRVKDAVVDTLRGAGLERPSVDVEDPDLRLNLSLRKGRATLSVDLGGGSLHRRGWRQVQNAAPLKENLAAAVLRRGQWPQLYAQGGGLLDPMCGSGTLLIEGALMAADVAPGLLRGDLAAARRGDAGPLGFSAAPSRWLGFDQDAWRTLLGEARQREAAGRAALQPVIHGGDIDPHAIRAARENAQAAGVAAAIVFEVRDVADLRTPTQALGTVACNPPYDERLAADTALYRRLGEALQRAVPQWRASLLCGNADLAYATGLRAAKKYQMFNGALECPLIVCDPIAVAPREPAEAPRALSGGAQMVANRLRKNLRKFKTWRAREQIGCFRAYDADLPEYAAAIDVYQEDGGQARTYLHVQEYAAPEEIPDADVRRRRNELLAAAREVFAVPAERVALKSRERGKGGSKYGRFEQRGELLVVREHGALLRVNLFDYLDTGLFLDHRPLRGAMAQQARGKRFLNLFCYTGVASVQAAVAGADSTTSVDLSGTYLQWCADNLAFNGKGGAQHRLVQADALTWLEAERNRYDVIFCDPPTFSNSARAEDFDIQREHVRLLRAAVARLMPEGVLYFSNNFRRFKLDAEALAELALCEEITAQTIAPDFERNPRIHRAWRLQRR; from the coding sequence GTGAAATTCTTCGTCTCCTGCGCCAAGGGCCTGGAATACCTGCTCGTCGACGAGCTGCTCGCGCTCGGCGCCGCCAAGGCCACCGCCACCGTGTCCGGGGTCAATGCCGAGGGCGCGTTGCGCGATGCGCAGCGCGCGGTGCTGTGGTCGCGCCTGGCCAGCCGCGTGCTGTGGCCGCTGGACGAATTCGAGTGCCCCGACGAGACCGCGCTGTACGCCGGCGTGGCCGCGCTGCCGTGGCGCGAGCACCTGACCTCGCAGCATACCCTGGCGGTGGATGCGCACGTGTCCGGCGCCGCGATCACCCACGCGCGCTACGCCGCGCAGCGTGTCAAGGACGCGGTGGTGGACACGCTGCGCGGCGCAGGCCTGGAACGGCCGTCGGTGGACGTGGAGGATCCGGACCTGCGCCTGAACCTGTCGCTGCGCAAGGGCCGCGCCACGCTGTCGGTGGATTTGGGCGGCGGCTCGCTGCACCGGCGCGGCTGGCGCCAGGTGCAGAACGCCGCGCCGCTGAAGGAAAACCTGGCCGCGGCGGTGCTGCGGCGCGGGCAATGGCCGCAGCTGTACGCGCAGGGCGGCGGCCTGCTGGATCCGATGTGCGGCAGCGGCACGCTGCTGATCGAAGGCGCGCTGATGGCTGCCGACGTGGCCCCCGGCCTGCTGCGCGGCGATCTCGCCGCCGCGCGTCGCGGCGATGCCGGGCCGCTGGGCTTCAGCGCCGCGCCGAGCCGCTGGCTGGGCTTCGACCAGGACGCCTGGCGCACTCTGCTGGGCGAGGCGCGGCAGCGCGAGGCCGCCGGCCGCGCGGCGTTGCAGCCGGTGATCCATGGCGGCGACATCGATCCGCATGCGATCCGCGCCGCGCGCGAGAACGCGCAGGCGGCCGGGGTCGCCGCGGCGATCGTGTTCGAGGTGCGCGATGTCGCCGACCTACGCACGCCGACGCAGGCGCTGGGCACGGTGGCGTGCAATCCGCCCTACGACGAGCGCCTGGCCGCCGACACCGCGCTGTACCGGCGCCTGGGCGAAGCGCTCCAGCGCGCGGTGCCGCAGTGGCGCGCCAGCCTGCTGTGCGGCAATGCCGACCTGGCCTACGCCACCGGCCTGCGCGCGGCCAAGAAATACCAGATGTTCAATGGCGCGCTGGAATGCCCGCTGATCGTCTGCGATCCGATCGCGGTGGCGCCGCGCGAGCCGGCCGAGGCGCCGCGCGCGCTCAGCGGCGGCGCGCAGATGGTCGCCAACCGCCTGCGCAAGAACCTGCGCAAGTTCAAGACCTGGCGCGCGCGCGAGCAGATCGGCTGCTTCCGCGCCTACGACGCCGACCTGCCCGAATACGCGGCGGCGATCGACGTGTACCAGGAAGACGGCGGCCAGGCGCGTACCTACCTGCATGTGCAGGAATACGCCGCGCCGGAAGAGATTCCCGATGCCGACGTGCGCCGCCGCCGCAACGAACTGCTGGCCGCGGCGCGCGAGGTGTTCGCGGTACCGGCCGAGCGGGTGGCGCTGAAGTCGCGCGAGCGCGGCAAGGGCGGCAGCAAGTACGGCCGCTTCGAACAGCGCGGCGAATTGCTGGTGGTGCGCGAGCACGGCGCGCTGCTGCGGGTGAACCTGTTCGACTACCTGGACACCGGCCTGTTCCTGGACCACCGCCCACTGCGCGGGGCGATGGCGCAGCAGGCGCGCGGCAAGCGCTTCCTCAACCTGTTCTGCTACACCGGCGTGGCCAGCGTGCAGGCCGCGGTGGCCGGCGCCGATTCCACCACCAGCGTGGACCTGTCCGGCACCTACCTGCAGTGGTGCGCCGACAACCTGGCCTTCAACGGCAAGGGCGGCGCCCAGCACCGGCTGGTGCAGGCCGATGCGCTGACCTGGCTGGAGGCGGAGAGGAACCGCTACGACGTGATCTTCTGCGACCCGCCGACCTTCTCCAACTCGGCGCGCGCCGAGGATTTCGACATCCAGCGCGAGCACGTGCGGCTGTTGCGCGCGGCGGTGGCGCGGCTGATGCCGGAGGGCGTGCTGTACTTCTCCAACAACTTCCGCCGCTTCAAGCTGGACGCGGAGGCGCTGGCCGAATTGGCGCTGTGCGAGGAGATCACAGCGCAGACCATCGCCCCGGATTTCGAGCGCAATCCGCGCATCCACCGCGCCTGGCGCTTGCAGCGGCGCTGA
- a CDS encoding SGNH/GDSL hydrolase family protein — translation MTRELAKTERVPLADSYAAFEAYEGNQQDLMAQPNHPNAKEHQLIADQVVELFK, via the coding sequence ATGACCCGCGAGCTCGCGAAGACGGAGAGGGTGCCTTTGGCGGATTCCTACGCCGCATTCGAGGCCTACGAGGGAAATCAGCAAGACCTGATGGCGCAGCCGAATCATCCGAACGCAAAGGAGCATCAGCTCATCGCGGACCAGGTGGTCGAGCTATTCAAGTAG
- a CDS encoding TetR/AcrR family transcriptional regulator encodes MARDTRRRILDTALAMFNAQGEPHVTTNHIADELEISPGNLYYHFRNKDDIIEHLFARYEERMDTALELPSARLPGLEDIWLQLHLVFECIWDYRFLYRDLIEILSRSRRLRLRFARILRRADASTQAVFQGLVRAGAMRASAQELGGIATNVLVVATFWLNYAAAHGEKDEQLAIRHGIVQVMLLISPFLREAERAHLATLMRAYLD; translated from the coding sequence ATGGCGCGCGACACCCGCCGGCGCATCCTCGACACGGCCCTGGCGATGTTCAACGCGCAGGGCGAGCCGCACGTCACCACCAACCACATCGCCGACGAGCTGGAAATCAGCCCCGGCAACCTGTACTACCACTTCCGCAACAAGGACGACATCATCGAGCACCTGTTCGCGCGCTACGAGGAGCGCATGGACACGGCGCTGGAGTTGCCGAGCGCGCGCCTGCCCGGGCTGGAGGACATCTGGCTGCAGCTGCACCTGGTGTTCGAGTGCATCTGGGACTACCGCTTCCTGTACCGCGACCTGATCGAGATCCTCAGCCGCAGCCGGCGCCTGCGCCTGCGTTTCGCGCGCATCCTGCGCCGCGCCGATGCAAGCACCCAGGCGGTGTTCCAGGGGCTGGTGCGGGCCGGGGCGATGCGCGCCAGCGCGCAGGAACTGGGCGGCATCGCCACCAACGTGCTGGTGGTGGCCACGTTCTGGCTCAACTACGCCGCCGCGCACGGCGAGAAGGACGAACAGCTGGCGATCCGCCACGGCATCGTGCAGGTGATGCTGCTGATCAGCCCGTTCCTGCGCGAGGCCGAGCGCGCGCACCTGGCCACGCTGATGCGCGCCTACCTGGACTGA
- a CDS encoding acyl-CoA-binding protein — translation MADIKAAFEKAAKDIKQREERPDNDTLLRLYALYKQGAKGDVAGAKPGFFDFVGTAKYEAWAKLKGMPQAEAQKKYVDLVKKLLA, via the coding sequence ATGGCAGACATCAAGGCGGCCTTCGAGAAAGCGGCCAAGGACATCAAGCAGCGCGAAGAGCGTCCCGACAACGACACCTTGCTGCGCCTTTACGCGCTGTACAAACAGGGCGCGAAAGGCGACGTCGCCGGCGCCAAGCCCGGCTTCTTCGATTTCGTCGGCACCGCCAAGTACGAGGCCTGGGCCAAGCTCAAGGGCATGCCGCAGGCCGAGGCGCAGAAGAAGTACGTGGACCTGGTGAAGAAGCTGCTGGCCTGA
- a CDS encoding serine hydrolase domain-containing protein — translation MYRALAVALLCALLGSLPASARDTPHNLASRLDAQLQANRERYGIAGQAVLVAHNGQVLYQGASGERDPATHAPATVDSIFAAQSMAKLLTSTLVMQLVDQGTVDLDAPASRYVPDLPAAWQAIHVRDFLNHSSGIAEYYDRVDNRWVSKGYPGVAPDLAAALKVASAAPMQFANSSRVQYTQANYLVLTALLEAHYRKPYPAIARERILQPLKMRSTSWGLASVPPDRAAVPYIGKDGTLQPAIEDPWPDYGWGHADLQTTVGDMNRFLQALANGKLVRTATLERLWQPQTLTGGGGNVFSTGWDTTRSDGYTQVGHDGGTRVRARLAYKGTLTSGYWVFVYFTNGSARNVWSSTLVESTMAQVAPKEFPHAVLAERLIAYAMDESAGAADAMRAWLRDGNGVPANERERAINASGYAIGESLGAGRALKVFTLNTELYPDSANAWDSLAECRAALGDAEIAKALYAKSKALSKPIP, via the coding sequence ATGTATCGCGCCCTCGCTGTCGCACTGCTCTGCGCCCTGCTTGGCAGCCTGCCTGCTTCGGCTCGGGATACACCGCACAACCTCGCCTCGCGGTTGGACGCCCAACTGCAGGCCAACCGCGAACGCTATGGCATCGCCGGTCAGGCGGTGCTGGTCGCACACAACGGCCAGGTGCTCTACCAGGGCGCCAGCGGCGAACGCGATCCGGCCACCCACGCGCCAGCCACCGTCGATTCCATCTTCGCCGCGCAGTCGATGGCCAAGCTGTTGACCAGCACGCTGGTGATGCAGCTGGTGGATCAGGGCACGGTGGATCTGGATGCCCCAGCCAGCCGCTACGTCCCGGACCTGCCGGCCGCGTGGCAGGCGATCCACGTGCGCGATTTCCTCAATCACAGTTCCGGCATTGCCGAGTACTACGACCGTGTGGACAACCGTTGGGTGAGCAAGGGCTACCCCGGCGTGGCGCCCGACCTTGCCGCTGCGCTGAAGGTTGCCAGCGCGGCGCCGATGCAGTTCGCCAACAGCAGCCGTGTGCAGTACACGCAGGCCAACTACCTGGTGCTGACCGCCCTGCTGGAAGCGCATTACCGCAAGCCCTACCCCGCCATCGCACGCGAACGCATCCTGCAGCCACTGAAGATGCGCAGCACGTCGTGGGGCCTGGCCAGCGTCCCGCCGGATCGCGCGGCCGTGCCGTACATCGGCAAGGACGGCACGCTGCAGCCGGCCATTGAAGATCCGTGGCCTGACTACGGCTGGGGCCACGCCGATCTGCAGACCACCGTCGGTGACATGAACCGATTCCTGCAGGCGCTGGCCAACGGCAAGCTGGTGCGCACGGCAACCCTGGAAAGACTGTGGCAACCGCAGACGCTGACCGGCGGCGGCGGCAACGTCTTCTCCACCGGTTGGGATACCACCCGCAGCGATGGCTATACCCAGGTCGGCCACGATGGCGGCACCCGCGTGCGGGCGAGACTGGCCTACAAGGGCACCCTGACCAGCGGCTACTGGGTATTCGTGTACTTCACCAACGGCAGCGCTCGCAATGTCTGGTCCAGCACACTGGTGGAAAGCACGATGGCGCAGGTCGCGCCGAAGGAGTTCCCGCATGCGGTCCTCGCCGAACGCTTGATCGCCTATGCGATGGACGAAAGCGCCGGAGCCGCGGACGCCATGCGTGCGTGGCTGCGCGACGGCAACGGCGTCCCCGCCAATGAACGGGAACGCGCGATCAATGCCAGCGGCTACGCCATCGGCGAGAGTCTCGGTGCAGGCAGGGCACTGAAGGTGTTCACCCTCAACACCGAGCTGTATCCGGACTCGGCCAACGCCTGGGACAGCCTGGCCGAATGCCGCGCTGCGCTGGGCGATGCCGAGATCGCCAAGGCGCTGTACGCGAAGTCGAAGGCGCTGTCGAAGCCCATCCCGTAG
- the hutU gene encoding urocanate hydratase — MTRLDTTRTIHAPTGSTLTCKSWLTEAPLRMLMNNLDPDVAERPQELVVYGGIGRAARDWESFDAIVVALRRLDDDQTLLVQSGKPVGVFRTHADAPRVLIANSNLVPRWATWDHFNELDRKGLAMYGQMTAGSWIYIGAQGIVQGTYETFVEMGRQHYAGSLAGKWLFTGGLGGMGGAQPLAAVMAGASCLAVECRKSSIEMRLRTGYLDTWTDDLDEALRLIEESCTAKKPLSVGLLGNVADVLAELLARGVKPDLLTDQTSAHDPVNGYLPQGWTVEQWDEKQVNAPKEVEAAARDSMANHIRAMLAFHALGVPTVDYGNNLRQMALEEGVENAFDFPGFVPAYIRPLFCRGIGPFRWAALSGDPEDIARTDAKVKQLIPDDPHLHRWLDMAAEKIKFQGLPARICWVGLGDRDRLGLAFNEMVANGELKAPVVIGRDHLDSGSVASPNRETEAMADGSDAVSDWPLLNALLNTASGATWVSLHHGGGVGMGFSQHAGMVIVCDGSEAAAKRIARVLWNDPATGVMRHADAGYEIAVECAKEKGLDLPGILG; from the coding sequence ATGACTCGCCTCGACACCACCCGCACGATCCACGCGCCCACCGGCAGCACCCTCACCTGCAAGAGCTGGCTGACCGAAGCGCCGCTGCGCATGCTGATGAACAACCTGGATCCGGACGTGGCCGAGCGTCCGCAGGAACTGGTGGTGTACGGCGGCATCGGCCGCGCCGCGCGCGACTGGGAATCCTTCGACGCGATCGTGGTCGCGCTCAGGCGCCTGGACGACGACCAGACCCTGCTGGTGCAGTCCGGCAAGCCGGTCGGCGTGTTCCGCACCCACGCCGATGCGCCGCGGGTGCTGATCGCCAACTCCAACCTGGTGCCGCGCTGGGCCACCTGGGACCACTTCAACGAACTGGACAGGAAAGGCCTGGCGATGTACGGGCAGATGACCGCCGGCAGCTGGATCTACATCGGCGCGCAAGGCATCGTCCAGGGCACCTACGAGACCTTCGTGGAGATGGGCCGCCAGCACTATGCCGGCAGCCTGGCCGGCAAATGGCTGTTCACCGGCGGCCTCGGCGGCATGGGCGGCGCGCAGCCGCTGGCCGCGGTGATGGCCGGCGCCTCGTGCCTGGCGGTGGAATGCCGCAAGAGCAGCATCGAGATGCGCCTGCGCACCGGCTATCTCGACACCTGGACCGACGACCTGGACGAAGCGCTGCGCCTGATCGAGGAATCGTGCACGGCGAAGAAGCCGCTGTCGGTGGGCCTGCTCGGCAACGTCGCCGACGTGCTCGCCGAACTGCTGGCGCGCGGGGTCAAGCCGGACCTGCTGACCGACCAGACCTCCGCGCACGACCCGGTCAACGGCTACCTGCCGCAGGGCTGGACCGTCGAACAGTGGGACGAAAAGCAGGTGAACGCGCCGAAGGAAGTGGAAGCGGCCGCGCGCGACTCGATGGCCAACCACATCCGCGCCATGCTCGCCTTCCACGCGCTCGGCGTGCCGACCGTGGACTACGGCAACAACCTGCGGCAGATGGCGCTGGAGGAAGGCGTCGAGAATGCCTTCGACTTCCCCGGCTTCGTCCCCGCCTATATCCGCCCGCTGTTCTGCCGCGGCATCGGCCCGTTCCGCTGGGCGGCGCTCTCCGGCGATCCGGAAGACATCGCCAGGACCGACGCCAAGGTCAAACAGCTGATCCCGGACGACCCGCACCTGCACCGCTGGCTGGACATGGCCGCCGAAAAGATCAAGTTCCAGGGCCTGCCGGCGCGCATCTGCTGGGTCGGCCTGGGCGACCGCGACCGCCTGGGCCTGGCGTTCAACGAAATGGTGGCCAACGGCGAACTGAAGGCGCCGGTGGTGATCGGCCGCGATCACCTGGATTCGGGCAGCGTCGCCTCGCCCAACCGCGAGACCGAAGCCATGGCCGACGGCTCCGACGCCGTGTCCGACTGGCCGCTGCTCAACGCCCTGCTCAACACCGCCAGCGGCGCCACCTGGGTCTCGCTGCACCACGGCGGCGGCGTCGGCATGGGCTTCTCCCAGCACGCCGGCATGGTCATCGTCTGCGACGGCAGCGAGGCCGCCGCCAAGCGCATCGCCCGCGTGCTGTGGAACGACCCCGCTACTGGTGTGATGCGCCATGCGGATGCGGGGTATGAGATCGCGGTGGAATGCGCGAAGGAGAAGGGACTGGATCTGCCCGGGATTCTGGGCTGA
- the hutG gene encoding N-formylglutamate deformylase, translating to MTILPDCLTLHRGDAPLIVSFPHAGTTLPDALAGRFVSPWLARRDADWWVDELYAFARDLGATTLRSAVSRSVIDLNRDPRGVSLYPGQNTTGLCPLTTFDNQRLYRDGEEPHADEIAHRRATWFAPYHAALADQIARLRAIHGSVVVYDAHSIRSRIPHLFEGELPQFNIGTAGPSGVADTSCDNALSDAVETLCAASGLRHVRNGRFKGGYITRHYSDIPGGVHTLQMELACRGYMHEPDCVDARNWPTPLDPDHAAPLRRTLQQVLASCIEFAHARNPA from the coding sequence ATGACCATCCTCCCCGACTGCCTCACCCTCCACCGCGGCGATGCGCCGCTGATCGTCAGCTTTCCGCATGCCGGGACCACGCTGCCCGATGCGTTGGCCGGGCGTTTCGTCTCGCCGTGGCTGGCACGCCGCGACGCGGACTGGTGGGTGGATGAGCTGTACGCCTTCGCCCGCGACCTGGGCGCCACCACGCTGCGCTCGGCGGTGTCGCGCTCGGTGATCGATCTCAACCGCGATCCGCGCGGCGTCTCGCTCTACCCGGGCCAGAACACCACCGGCCTGTGTCCGCTGACCACCTTCGACAATCAGCGGCTGTACCGCGACGGCGAGGAGCCGCACGCGGATGAAATCGCGCACCGCCGCGCCACCTGGTTCGCGCCCTACCATGCCGCGCTGGCCGACCAGATCGCCCGGCTGCGCGCGATCCACGGCAGCGTGGTGGTCTACGATGCGCACTCGATCCGCTCGCGCATCCCGCACCTGTTCGAAGGCGAACTGCCGCAGTTCAACATCGGCACCGCCGGCCCATCCGGGGTAGCCGATACCAGCTGCGACAACGCGCTGAGCGATGCGGTGGAGACGTTGTGCGCGGCGAGCGGCCTGCGCCACGTGCGCAACGGACGCTTCAAGGGCGGCTACATCACCCGCCACTACAGCGACATCCCCGGCGGCGTCCACACCCTGCAGATGGAACTGGCCTGCCGCGGCTACATGCACGAACCCGACTGCGTGGACGCGCGCAATTGGCCCACGCCGCTGGATCCCGACCACGCCGCACCGCTGCGCCGCACGCTGCAGCAGGTGCTCGCGTCCTGTATCGAATTCGCACACGCCAGGAATCCCGCATGA
- the hutH gene encoding histidine ammonia-lyase, translated as MSNRIVLCPGAVSLAQWRAVYRGAGVRLDPACAEAVLRSAQTVEAIVAKGAPVYGINTGFGKLASVRIAREDLDTMQRNIVLSHAAGVGEPMPVAVVRLMLALKLASLAQGASGVRPATLALLEALLRHDVIPVVPCQGSVGASGDLAPLAHLATVMIGVGEAFVGGRRMPAAQALAQAGLQPLALGAKEGLALLNGTQYSTAYALAGLFEIERVFHAALVAGALSTEAAKGADTPFDPRIHALRGQRGQIATAAALRELMRGSAIRDSHRDNDVRVQDPYCLRCQPQVMGAALDVMRQAATTLAIEANGVSDNPLVVSDTGEALSGGNFHAEPVAFAADMLALAVCEIGSISERRVAMLVDPALSGLPAFLTPKPGLNSGFMIPQVTAAALVSENKQRAYPASVDSIPTSANQEDHVSMAAHGARRLLAMAENAANVVGIELLAAAQGCDFHAPLRSSAALEAARALLRAQVPTLQDDRCFHPDMLAATALVRDGALAETIGLPLPDAISSL; from the coding sequence ATGAGCAACCGGATCGTGCTGTGCCCGGGCGCAGTGAGCCTGGCGCAGTGGCGCGCCGTGTACCGCGGTGCCGGCGTGCGCCTGGATCCGGCCTGCGCCGAGGCGGTGCTGCGCAGCGCGCAGACGGTGGAGGCGATCGTCGCCAAGGGCGCGCCGGTGTACGGCATCAACACCGGCTTCGGCAAGCTGGCCAGCGTGCGCATCGCGCGCGAGGACCTGGACACCATGCAGCGCAATATCGTGCTCTCGCATGCGGCCGGGGTCGGCGAGCCGATGCCGGTGGCGGTGGTGCGGCTGATGCTGGCGCTGAAGCTGGCCAGCCTGGCGCAGGGCGCTTCGGGCGTGCGCCCGGCCACGCTGGCGCTGCTGGAAGCGCTGCTGCGCCACGACGTGATCCCGGTGGTGCCGTGCCAGGGCTCGGTCGGCGCCTCCGGCGACCTGGCGCCACTGGCGCACCTGGCCACGGTGATGATCGGCGTCGGCGAGGCCTTCGTCGGCGGCCGGCGCATGCCCGCCGCGCAGGCGCTGGCGCAGGCCGGGTTGCAGCCGCTGGCGCTGGGCGCCAAGGAAGGGCTGGCGCTGCTCAACGGCACCCAGTACTCCACCGCCTACGCCTTGGCCGGCCTGTTCGAGATCGAACGCGTGTTCCATGCCGCGCTGGTCGCCGGCGCGCTGTCCACCGAGGCGGCGAAGGGCGCGGACACCCCGTTCGATCCGCGCATCCATGCCTTGCGCGGCCAGCGCGGGCAGATCGCCACCGCCGCCGCGCTGCGTGAGCTGATGCGCGGCTCGGCGATCCGCGACTCGCACCGCGACAACGACGTGCGCGTGCAGGACCCGTACTGCCTGCGCTGCCAGCCGCAGGTGATGGGCGCGGCGCTGGACGTGATGCGCCAGGCCGCGACCACGCTGGCGATCGAAGCCAACGGCGTGTCCGACAATCCGCTGGTGGTCAGCGATACCGGCGAGGCGCTGTCCGGCGGCAACTTCCACGCCGAGCCGGTGGCCTTCGCCGCCGACATGCTGGCGCTGGCGGTGTGCGAGATCGGCTCGATCAGCGAACGCCGCGTGGCGATGCTGGTGGATCCGGCGCTGTCAGGATTGCCGGCGTTCCTGACCCCGAAGCCGGGGCTCAACTCCGGCTTCATGATCCCGCAGGTGACAGCCGCGGCGCTGGTGTCGGAGAACAAGCAGCGCGCCTACCCGGCCAGCGTCGATTCGATCCCGACCTCGGCCAACCAGGAAGACCACGTGTCGATGGCCGCGCACGGCGCGCGGCGCCTGCTGGCGATGGCCGAGAACGCGGCCAACGTGGTCGGCATCGAACTGCTGGCCGCCGCGCAGGGCTGCGACTTCCACGCGCCGCTGCGCTCCAGCGCCGCGCTGGAGGCGGCGCGCGCGTTGCTGCGCGCGCAGGTGCCGACGCTGCAGGACGACCGCTGTTTCCATCCGGACATGCTGGCCGCCACCGCGCTGGTGCGCGACGGTGCGCTGGCCGAGACGATCGGCTTGCCGTTGCCCGATGCCATTTCCTCCCTGTAG